In Nitrospiria bacterium, the sequence CACCAGCGAGCAACGCTCGCGAGAGGGGGAGGCTCCGTCTGGCTCTACCAGCGGAGGGGGCGACGTGAGCCCCCATAATAAATCTGAAAGGAGTATCGAAATGTTAGTGCCGATTGTGATCGAGCAAACGAACCGCGGCGAGCGCGCGTACGACATCTATTCGCGTCTACTTAAAGATCGGATCATTTTTATCGGGGCGCCGATCGATGACGTCTTTTCCAATTTGATTATCGCCCAGCTCCTGTTCTTGGATGCGGAAGATCCCGGGAAGGACATCAATCTGTATATCAACAGTCCCGGCGGTATGGTAACGGCCGGTCTCGCGATCTACGACACGATGCAGTACATCAAGTCGGATGTCTCCACCACCTGCATCGGCCAGGCCTCGAGCATGGGCGCGCTCCTTCTGACGGCCGGAAAGAAGGGCAAGCGCTTCGTGTTGCCCAATTCGAGGATCATGATCCACCAGCCGATGGGCGGCTTCCAGGGACAGGCCACGGATGTCGACATCCAGGCCCGTGAGATCCTGAAGGTGCGCGAGCGCCTCAACGAGATTCTCGCCCACCACAGCGGCCAGCCCATCGACCGGATCCGTCTGGATACCGAACGGGACTATTTCATGTCCGGGGAGGAGGCCCGGAAATACGGCTTGATCGACGAGGTCATCAGCCGCGCGCCGGACCTGAAAGAAAAGGGAAAATAGGAGATAAATCGGCATGGCCAAATCCGAGAAAAACGACGCCCTGTTGCGATGTTCTTTTTGCGGGAAGAGCCGGGACGAGGTGCAAAAGCTGATCGCCGGCCCCACCGTCTACATCTGCAACGAATGCATCGATCTGTGCAACGACATCATCGCGGAGGAATGGGAGGAGGATCGGGAGGCCGTCTCCTCCAAGCTCCCCAAGCCGAAAGAGATCAAGAAGATCGTGGACCACTACGTGATCGGCCAGGAGCGGGCGAAGAAAATGCTGGCGGTTGCGGTGCATAACCACTACAAACGGGTTTCGGCCGCGCCCGAGGTGGACGACGTGGAGCTGCAAAAAGGCAACATCCTGATGATCGGGCCGACGGGGACCGGCAAGACCCTGCTGGCCCAGACCCTGGCCCGGATCCTGGACGTTCCCTTCACCATCGCGGACGCCACGACGCTGACCGAGGCCGGGTATGTCGGGGAGGATGTCGAAAACATCATTTTAAAGCTCCTCCAGGCGGCGGACTACGACGTCGAACGGGCCGAACGCGGCATCGTGTACATCGATGAGATCGACAAGATCAGC encodes:
- the clpP gene encoding ATP-dependent Clp endopeptidase proteolytic subunit ClpP — protein: MEMLVPIVIEQTNRGERAYDIYSRLLKDRIIFIGAPIDDVFSNLIIAQLLFLDAEDPGKDINLYINSPGGMVTAGLAIYDTMQYIKSDVSTTCIGQASSMGALLLTAGKKGKRFVLPNSRIMIHQPMGGFQGQATDVDIQAREILKVRERLNEILAHHSGQPIDRIRLDTERDYFMSGEEARKYGLIDEVISRAPDLKEKGK